The following proteins come from a genomic window of Flavobacteriales bacterium:
- a CDS encoding DUF2795 domain-containing protein, translated as MYWTLELASKLEDAPWPANKDELIDFAIRSGAPMEVVENLQELEDDGEMFDSIEDIWPDYPDKDDFFFNEDEY; from the coding sequence ATGTATTGGACATTAGAATTAGCATCAAAACTAGAAGACGCACCTTGGCCAGCTAATAAAGATGAGCTTATTGATTTTGCAATTCGCTCTGGAGCACCTATGGAAGTCGTAGAAAATCTTCAAGAATTAGAAGATGATGGTGAAATGTTTGATTCTATAGAAGATATTTGGCCAGATTACCCAGATAAAGACGACTTCTTCTTCAATGAAGATGAGTATTAA
- a CDS encoding cob(I)yrinic acid a,c-diamide adenosyltransferase — MKIYTKKGDKGTTQLIGGKRVPKNNSRIEAYGTIDELNSYIGLVRDQEIDKQSFEMLVETQDRLFTIGALLANEGASNKMKLPLIEEKDIDILEQEIDKMNEELPEMKSFILPGGHTTVSYCHIARCICRRAERLVVDLPETTLQYDLILKYLNRLSDYLFVLSRFLTKKLNAEEIPWKPRM, encoded by the coding sequence ATGAAGATTTATACTAAAAAAGGAGATAAAGGAACTACCCAGCTAATAGGTGGAAAAAGAGTGCCTAAAAACAACTCTAGAATTGAAGCTTACGGCACTATTGACGAGCTTAATTCTTATATTGGACTAGTAAGGGATCAAGAAATTGACAAACAATCATTTGAAATGTTAGTTGAGACCCAAGACAGACTATTTACCATAGGAGCTCTACTAGCCAATGAAGGTGCTTCAAACAAAATGAAACTTCCTCTCATTGAAGAAAAGGATATTGACATTTTAGAGCAAGAAATTGATAAAATGAATGAAGAATTACCAGAGATGAAATCCTTTATTTTACCTGGCGGACATACCACCGTATCTTATTGTCACATTGCTCGATGTATATGCCGTAGAGCTGAGCGTTTAGTAGTTGATTTACCAGAAACAACACTTCAATACGATTTAATTCTCAAATATCTCAACCGATTATCTGATTATCTTTTTGTTTTGAGCCGTTTTCTCACTAAAAAATTAAACGCTGAAGAGATACCTTGGAAGCCTAGAATGTAA
- a CDS encoding ABC transporter ATP-binding protein — protein MAVIEIENIARHFFVGNETIKALKKIDISIEKNEFVALMGQSGSGKSTLMNILGCLDTPTNGNYHLANKNVSQLNDNSLAEIRNKEIGFVFQSFNLLPKSTALENVMLPLIYSGYDKKERVEKALTALKKVNLSDRVNHRPNELSGGQRQRVAVARALVNNPSIILADEPKGNLDSATSEEIMALFKDIHKNGNTIIIVTHEEDIAQYAHRIIRLRDGEIESDKINKSPRE, from the coding sequence ATGGCAGTTATTGAAATTGAAAATATAGCACGACACTTTTTTGTGGGTAATGAAACCATTAAAGCCCTAAAGAAAATTGATATCTCTATTGAAAAAAATGAATTTGTTGCTTTAATGGGACAATCTGGTTCTGGCAAATCTACATTAATGAATATTCTTGGCTGTTTGGATACACCAACAAATGGAAATTACCATTTAGCTAATAAAAATGTTAGTCAATTAAATGACAATAGCCTTGCCGAAATCAGAAATAAAGAAATCGGTTTTGTCTTTCAAAGTTTTAACCTACTACCAAAATCTACTGCCCTAGAAAACGTGATGCTGCCACTAATATATTCAGGTTATGACAAAAAAGAGAGGGTAGAAAAAGCACTAACCGCACTCAAAAAGGTTAATCTATCCGACAGAGTCAATCATAGACCGAATGAATTATCAGGAGGACAAAGACAACGTGTTGCTGTTGCCAGAGCCCTAGTTAACAATCCATCCATAATTCTAGCAGATGAACCCAAAGGAAATCTTGATAGTGCTACTTCTGAAGAAATAATGGCTCTTTTTAAAGATATTCATAAAAATGGCAACACCATAATTATTGTAACACATGAGGAAGATATCGCTCAATATGCCCATCGTATAATAAGGCTAAGAGATGGGGAAATAGAAAGTGATAAAATTAATAAATCACCAAGGGAATAA